Proteins found in one Thalassophryne amazonica chromosome 1, fThaAma1.1, whole genome shotgun sequence genomic segment:
- the LOC117527528 gene encoding zinc finger protein 501-like yields MSVDDSKLILEEQNKTNGNRLQPFAQINEVHPKPGGAHKRYKSYQHGKTFSQLSHIKHHQLIHDEEKPHTSDQCGSAFSQSSNLKHLIDSEKKAFTCDQCGKYFSRIYTLQNHQRIHSGEKPYTCDQCEKSFSQINTLKIHQRIHSGEKPYTCDQCGKSFSQFSSLQQHQRIHSGEKPYICDQCGEPFCHLSSLQIHKLLHSGEKPYICEQCGRTFGQSSTLKTHQRIHSGEKPYTCDQCGKSFSQLSTLQQHQRIHTGEKPYTCDQCGKYFSRLYTLQNHQRIHSGEKPYPCDQCGKSFSQLNTLQIHQRIHSGEKPYTCDQCGKSFSQLSSLKQHQRIHSGEKPYTCDRCEESFCHLSSLQMHKLIHSGQKPYICDQCGRTFSQLSTLKTHQHIHSGEKPYTCDQCGKSFSQSSARQKHQRIHSENKVYTCEECQKSFSRMKWYLKHKQIHMGDKP; encoded by the exons ATGTCCGTCGATGATTCAAAGTTGATTTTGGAG GAACAGAACAAGACAAATGGAAACAGACTTCAGCCCTTTGCTCAGATTAATGAGGTTCACCCAAAACCAGGAGGGGCCCACAAACGGTACAAGTCTTACCAGCATGGAAAAACTTTCAGCCAGTTATCTCATATAAAACACCACCAGCTCATCCATGATGAGGAAAAACCACACACCAGTGACCAGTGTGGCAGTGCTTTTAGTCAGTCATCTAATCTAAAACATCTTATTGACAGTGAGAAAAAAGCATTCAcctgtgaccaatgtgggaaaTATTTTAGCCGAATCTATACCCTGCAAAATCACCAACgcatccacagtggagagaaaccataCACCTGTGACCAGTGTGAGAAATCTTTCAGCCAGATAAATACCCTGAAAATTCACCAACgcatccacagtggagagaaaccgtACACCTGTGACCAGTGTGGGAAATCTTTCAGCCAGTTTTCGAGCCTACAACAACACCAGCGCATCCACAGCGGAGAGAAACCATATATCTGTGACCAATGTGGAGAACCTTTCTGCCATTTATCAAGCCTACAAATACACAAACTCctccacagtggagagaaaccgtACATCTGTGAACAATGTGGAAGAACTTTCGGCCAGTCGTCAACCTTAAAAACACACCAACgcatccacagtggagagaaaccatacacctgtgaccaatgtgggaaaTCTTTCAGCCAGTTATCTACCCTACAACAACACCAACGCATCCacactggagagaaaccatacacctgtgaccaatgtgggaaaTATTTCAGCCGGTTATATACCTTGCAAAATCATCAACgcatccacagtggagagaaaccgtacccctgtgaccaatgtgggaaaTCTTTCAGCCAGTTAAATACCCTGCAAATTCACCAACgcatccacagtggagagaaaccatacacctgtgaccaatgtgggaaaTCTTTCAGCCAGTTATCGAGCCTAAAACAGCACCAACGCAttcacagtggagagaaaccgtACACCTGTGACCGATGTGAGGAATCTTTCTGCCATTTATCGAGCCTACAAATGCACAAACTCATCCACAGTGGGCAGAAACCATACATCTGTGACCAGTGTGGAAGAACTTTCAGCCAGTTATCAACCTTAAAAACACACCAACAcatccacagtggagagaaaccataCACCTGTGACCAGTGTGGGAAATCTTTCAGTCAGTCGTCTGCCCGACAAAAACACCAACGCATTCACAGTGAAAATAAAGTTTACACCTGTGAAGAATGTCAGAAGAGTTTCAGCCGCATGAAGTGGTACTTAAAACACAAACAGATCCATATGGGAGACAAACCATAG
- the LOC117529271 gene encoding zinc finger protein 271-like, which translates to MSVLDSKLILEEQNTTNGDKLQPFAQSDDVHRKPGKMDKLYKCYQCQKTFSQLSDIKRHQRIHNEEKSQTCDQCGITFRLSWSLKRHQLIHSGEKPHTCDQCEKSFSHAYILKKHKLIHSKNKTYTCDQCGKSWNCLFTLQKHQRIHSGEKPYTCDQCGKSFSQLSYLQKHQYIHSGEKPYTCNQCGKCFSFASTLQIHKRIHSGEKPYICDQCGKSFSQLCNLQKHQRIHRGEKLYICEQCGKFFGLSESLRIHQRIHSGEKPYSCDQCGRAFSNSRTLRTHQAIHSGEKPHTCVQCGIAFSQSRDLKRHKVIHSGEKPYTCERCGKSFSHLSSLRRHKHIHSGDKPYTCGQCPRTFSQSSVLKTHQLIHSGNKRYTCGECQKSFSRMHRYLKHKRIHTGDKP; encoded by the coding sequence GAACAGAACACCACAAATGGAGACAAACTTCAACCCTTTGCTCAGAGTGATGATGTCCACCGAAAACCAGGAAAAATGGATAAACTGTACAAGTGTTACCAATGTCAGAAAACGTTCAGCCAATTATCTGATATAAAAAGGCATCAACGCATCCACAATGAGGAAAAATCACAAACCTGTGATCAGTGTGGGATCACATTCAGGCTGTCATGGAGCCTAAAAAGACATCAACTcatccacagtggagagaaaccgcACACCTGTGACCAATGTGAGAAATCTTTCAGCCATGCATATATTCTAAAGAAACACAAACTCATCCACAGTAAAAATAAAACTTACAcctgtgaccaatgtgggaaaTCTTGGAACTGCTTATTTACCCTACAGAAACACCAACgcatccacagtggagagaaaccataCACATGTGACCAATGTGGGAAATCTTTCAGCCAGTTATCTTACCTACAAAAACACCAATAtatccacagtggagagaaaccataCACCTGTAACCAATGTGGGAAATGTTTCAGCTTTGCATCTACCCTACAAATACACAAACGCAttcacagtggagagaaaccatacatctgtgaccaatgtgggaaaTCTTTCAGCCAGTTATGTAACTTACAAAAACACCAACGCATCCACAGGGGAGAGAAACTGTACATCTGTGAACAATGTGGGAAATTTTTCGGCCTGTCAGAGAGTCTCAGGATACACCAGCGCATCCACAGCGGAGAGAAACCATACAGCTGTGACCAGTGTGGAAGAGCTTTTAGTAATTCACGCACACTGAGGACACACCAAGCTATCCACAGTGGTGAAAAGCCACATACCTGTGTTCAATGTGGAATCGCTTTCAGTCAGTCACGGGACCTAAAACGACATAAAGTcatccacagtggagagaaaccataCACCTGCGAGCGATGTGGTAAATCTTTCAGCCACTTGTCTAGCCTAAGGAGACACAAACACATCCACAGTGGAGACAAACCCTACACCTGTGGCCAGTGTCCAAGAACTTTCAGCCAGTCATCAGTCTTAAAAACACACCAACTTATCCACAGTGGAAATAAACGTTACACCTGTGGAGAATGTCAGAAGAGTTTCAGTCGCATGCATCGGTACTTGAAGCACAAACGGATCCATACAGGAGACAAACCATAA